Below is a genomic region from Sutterella megalosphaeroides.
GAAGCGCGCCTTCCTCAACGGCCGCATGGACCTGGCGCAGGCCGAGGCCGTGAGCGACCTGATCGACGCCGTGAGCGAGTCGGCCGCACACGCGGCCGTGCGCAGTCTCTCGGGCGACTTTTCGGACCGCGTGCGCGACGTGGGCCTGCAGATCGACGAGCTGCGCGCCTTCGTGGAGGCCGCGCTCGACTTTCCCGAAGAGGAAACGGACTTTTTGGCCGAAGGGCACATTCTCGAGCGCACCCGCGCGGCGGCCGACGCCCTGAAGGGCGTGCTGGAAAACGCCGTGCAGGGGCGAGTCCTTCGCGACGGGATTTCCGTCACCCTCGTCGGCAGTCCCAACGTCGGTAAGTCGAGCCTTTTGAACGCACTCGCGGGCGAAGAGGTGGCGATCGTGACGGACGTTGCGGGCACGACCCGCGACCGGATCGAACACTGGGTGACGGTGCGCGGCGTTCCCATCCGCATCGTCGACACGGCGGGTTTGCGCCGTACCGACGACATCGTCGAATCGAAGGGGATCGAGCGCACGCTCGAGGCGGCCTCGCGCGCCGACGTCGTGCTGCACCTCGTCGACGCCTCGGGCGGCATCGTCGACGAACCCGAAGTGCTCGAATTGGTCATGCGCCACGTGCGTCCGCGCACGCCCCTCATCACGGTCGCCAACAAGGCCGATGCGGGTTGCAAGGTCGTGCCCGAAGGGGCCGTGTTGATTTCCGCCAAGACCCGCGACGGTCTCGAAGCGCTGCGCGAAGCGTTGCTCGCCGCCGCGGGCGTCGCGTCGACGACGGACGGCCTCTTCATGGCGCGGGAGCGCCACCTCGAGGCGCTTCGCGCCGCGCTCGAACACGTCGAATGCGCGCTGCGGGTGGCGCACGAGGGCGCGATGATGGACCTCTTTGCCGAGGAGCTTCGTTTGGCCGGTCAGGCGCTCGGGAGCATCCTCGGGGAAACGACGCCCGACGATCTGCTCGGGATGATTTTCAGCAAGTTCTGCATCGGCAAATGACGTATGCTTTCGGTCTTGCTTTTCGGGCCGCAAGCTTGCGGGCGCTGGGCCTTTCGCGGACCGAACCAACGAACGAATTCTTATGATTTTTCCTGAAACTTTTGACGTCATCGTGGTCGGCAGCGGCCATGCCGGGGCCGAAGCCGCTCTGGCCGCGGCGCGCATGGGACGCCGCACGCTGCTCGTCACGCACAATCTCGATACGATCGGGCAGCTCTCCTGCAATCCGTCGATCGGCGGCATCGGCAAGGGCCACCTCGTCAAAGAAGTGGACGCGCTCGGCGGCGCGATGGGGCAGGTGACGGACGAGTCGGGCATCCAGTTCCGCATCCTCAACAGCTCCAAGGGACCCGCCGTGCGCGCGACGCGCGCGCAGATCGACCGTCAGATCTACCGCAGGGCGATGCGCGAGCGCGTCGAAGCGCAGAAGAACCTGTGGCTCTTCCAGCAGGCGGTGGACGATCTCATCGTCGAAAACGGCCGCGTCGGCGGGGTCGTGACGCAGACGGGCGTGCGCTTTCTCGCGCCCGCCGTCGTTCTGACGGCGGGGACCTTCTTGAACGGTCTCGTGCACATCGGTCTCGAACACTACCCGGCCGGTCGCGTGGGGGATCCCGCGAGCATTCGCCTCGCCGAACGCCTCAAAGAGCTCGGCCTCCCGCAGGCGCGCCTCAAGACGGGGACGCCTCCGCGCATCGACGGCCGAACGATCGACTTTTCGAAGACCGAAGAGCAGTGGGGCGACCTCGATCCCGTGCCGAGCTTCTCGCTGGCGGAGCCCCGTGCGGAGCACCCGCGGCAGATGCCCTGCTGGGTGACGCACACGTGCCGGGAAATGCACGAACTCATCCTGGAAAATCTGGATCGCTCGCCCATGTACACGGGCGTCATTCAGGGGATCGGCCCCCGCTACTGCCCCTCGATCGAAGACAAGGTGAAGCGCTTTGCCGGCAAGGACAGCCACCAGGTGTTCCTTGAGCCCGAAGGGCTGACCGTGAACGAGTTTTACCCGAACGGCGTCTCGACGAGCTTGCCCTTCGACGTGCAGATTCGCATGGTGCGCATGCTCCCGGGCTTGGAGCACGCCCATCTGCTGCGTCCGGGCTACGCCATCGAATACGATTTCTACGATCCGCGCGAACTGAAGCGCAGCTTCGAAACGAAGCTCATCCCGGGGCTTTTCTTCGCCGGTCAGATCAACGGGACGACGGGCTACGAAGAGGCCGCCGCTCAGGGTCTTCTGGCAGGCGTCAATGCGGCGCTTTACGTCACGGGCGACGCCGCCTGGACGCCGCGTCGCGACGAAGCGTACCTCGGCGTCATGGTCGACGACCTGACGACGAAGGGCGTGACGGAGCCCTACCGCATGTTCACGAGCCGCGCCGAATACCGTTTGAGCCTGCGCGAAGACAACGCCGACGTGCGTCTCACGGAAACGGGACGCCGTCTGGGCTTGGTCGACGACGCGCGCTGGGACTACTTCTGCCGCAAGCAGGAGGCGGTCGCGCGCCTTTCCGAAACGCTCAAGAGCACCTGGGTGAATCCGAAGATGTTCGCGCCGGGCGAAGCCGAACGCGTGCTCGGGACCTCCATGGAGCGCGAATATACGCTGCGCAACCTGCTGGCGCGCCCCGACGTGTCGATGCGCGAACTCGGCACGCTCACGAAGGCGAGCGGCGAACTCGCGCTCGACCTCGCGGGCTATACCGAAGAGGAAATGGAGCAGGCGGAAATCGACGTCAAGTACTCGGGCTACATCGAGCGACAGCGCGATGAAATCGCCAAGCAGACGGCCAACGAAACGCTCGCCATTCCCGCGGATCTCGACTACGACGCCGTGTCGGGGCTGTCGTTCGAAGTGCGTCAGAAGCTGAAGGCGGCCCGTCCCGAAACGCTCGGGCAGGCTTCGCGCATCTCGGGCGTTACGCCCGCGGCGGTCACGTTGCTTCTCATCCACTTGAAGCGCCGCGTCTATTACGTGCGCGACAAGGGCACCAACAAGGAAACCCAAGCATGATTGAGATCGATTCGGCCGGTCTGAAGGCCGGCTTGAAGCACCTCGGTCTTGAGGTCGATGACGGCGTGGCGGAGAAGTTCGTCCGCTATGCCGCGCTGCTCGTCCGTTGGAACAAGACCTACAACCTGACGGCCATCTCGAACGCGTCGGACGTGCTGACGCACCACCTTCTCGACTCGGCCGCCCTGGTGCCCGAGTTGAAGCGCCTCTGCCCCGACGCCCGTACGGTGCTCGACGTCGGGAGCGGCGGGGGACTGCCCGCCGTGCCCGTCGCGCTTCTCTGCCCCGAGCTCAAAGTTCTGGCGGTGGATGCGGTCGGCAAGAAGACGGCCTTCATCAACCAGGCGGCGATCGAACTCGGTCTGCCGAACCTGCGGGCGCGCCACACGCGCGTCGAAGCCCTGCGCGGCAAGGCGACCTTCGACGTCGTCACGTCGCGTGCGTTCGCCACGCTCGCCGACTTCACCGACCTCACGCGCGGACTCCTCGCTCCGGGCGGCCGGTGGCTCGCCATGAAGGGCGTCTATCCGCAGGAGGAAATCGACGCGCTCGGCCCTCACGTGAGCGTCGACGAGGTCGTCCGTCTGCGGGTTCTCGGCCTTGAGGCCGAACGGCACGTCGTGCTCATGCATGAGATCGAGTAGTATCGGAATCGTTTGTTCAGGCTCTCCGGATCCCTGGAGTTTCCCATGTTGAGCTCAGCCTTTCTCAGCGCCTTCATCTACACCTTCACGACCCTCGTTCCCGTCATCAACCCGTTCAGCGGCGCGATGTTTTTCTGCACGCTCACGGGCAACCTGACGGACTCGGACCGCGCTTACGTCGCGAACCGCATCTCGATTTACTCGGCGGTGATTTTGGTGGTGTGCCTCTTCTGCGGGCACATGATCCTCGGCTTTTTCGGCATCTCCGTGGGCGTGTTGCGCTGCGCGGGCGGGTGCGTGCTTTTCGCCGCGGGCTGGAACGCCCTGAACGCGCCTTCGCACGACGAGAGCGCGCCTTCGCCGCTGCCGCTTTCGCGCACGCGCCTGAAGTCGATGGCGTTCTACCCCTTCACGCTTCCGCTGACGACGGGGCCGGGCGGCATCGCCGTTTCGGTGGCGCTCGGTACGAGTCTTCCGTACAACTTCGCGAACATCGCGGGGACGATTTTGGCCACGATGGCGACCGTCGTCGTCATCTGGCTCTGCTACCGCTACAGCGACCGCGTGAGTCGTGCGGTGGGGGCGGCCGGTGCGGACGCGCTCGCGCGTATTTTCGCCTTCATCCTGATCTGCCTCGGCGTGTCGATCTTCTGGCAGGGATTCTCCGAACTTTGGCTGGCGCTCAACGCTCCGGCGAACTGATCGGGCGGTGCTCTTCGGTACAATGCTACGCATTGTGCCTCGAGCACCTCGGTGCATCCCATCCGTGGCTCCGTCGCTGAGACGGGGCCGCTCTTTTGCTCTCGGATACTATGGCTCAGGTTTTTTGTATTGCCAACCAGAAGGGCGGCGTGGGCAAGACCACCACGGCCGTCAACCTCTCCGCGGCCCTGGCGCTGAGAGGGCGTCGCGTATTGCTGATCGACCTCGATCCGCAGGGCAACGGCACCATGGGGTGCGGCATCGACAAACGGGAAGTCGACGGGTCGGTCTACGAACTGCTTTTGGGCACGAAGCACTTCAGCGAAGTGGTGCGTCGGGCCGAAACGGGTTTTGACGTTCTGCCGGCCAACCGGGAGCTTTCGGGTGCCGAAGTGGAACTCGTCGGCCTCAAAGAGCGCGACGTGCGGTTGAAAAACGCCCTGGCGCCCGTTCTGGACCAGTACGACTACGTGCTGATCGATTGCCCGCCGAGCCTCTCGATGCTGACGCTCAACGCGCTTTGCGCCGCCGACGGCGTCATCATCCCCATGCAGTGCGAGTATTTCGCGCTCGAAGGGCTGACGGACCTGGTGGGGTCGGTGCGGCGCGTGCACTCCGACAAGAACGCGGGTCTGCGCATCATCTCGATTCTTCGGGTCATGTTCGACCCGCGCATCACGCTGCAGCAGCAGGTGAGCGAGCAGCTCAAGAAGCATTTCGGGGACAAGGTCTTCAACACGATCATTCCCCGCAACGTGCGTCTGGCCGAGGCGCCGAGTTACGGTCAGCCCGGCGTGATCTACGATCGTTCGAGCAAGGGGGCGAAAGCCTACACGGCGTTTGCCGACGAGTTGCTCGAGCGCATGGAACCCAAGACGGGTCGATAACCGAGCCCGGGAGAAACGCATGGCCGCAGTGATCAAAAAAAAGTCGAAGGGGCTCGGACGCGGGCTTGACGCTCTTCTCGGGGACACGCTCGGCGAAGATCTCATCCGCACGGAAGATTCGAACCGCATCGAAGAGGTCGAGCTTTCGAGCCTCGTGCCGGGGAAGTATCAGCCCCGAACCCATATGGACGACGCGTCGCTTGCGGAGTTGGCCGACTCGATCCGGGAAGAGGGCGTGTTGAGCCCGATTCTCGTGCGCCCCGTGGGCGGAGCGCGCTATGAAATCATCGCGGGCGAGCGCCGCTCGCGCGCGGCGCGCTTGGCCGGACTCGAACGGGTTCCGGTCATCATCCGATCCGTCGACGACGAGCACGCGCTTGCCATCGCGCTCATCGAGAACATCCAGCGCGAAAACCTGAACCCCATCGAAGAGGCTCAGGGCATCCAGCGCCTCGTCGAAGAGTTTTCCTTCACCCACGAAGACGCCGCCAAGGCGATCGGCCGTTCGCGCTCGGCGACCACCAACCTCCTGCGCCTTCTGTCGCTTGCCGACGAAGTGAAAGCCATGGTGATGCGCGGGGAGCTGGAAATGGGGCACGCCCGGGCGCTCCTGCCCCTGTGCCCGACCGATCAGGTCACCGCGGCCAAGTGGGTCGCGCAAAAGGGCCTTTCGGTGCGTCAGACCGAAGAGCTCGTCAAGCGCATGCTCAACCCGCCCGCGCAGGAACGGGTGGTGATCAAGACGCGGGACAACGAGCGGCTCGAGGAGTCGCTTGCCGACACGCTCGGCGCCGTGGTGCGTCTGACGGCCAACAAGAAGGGCAAGGGCCGGATCGTGATTGAATTTTCGAACCTCGACCAACTCGAGGGGATCGTACGGAAAATTCAAAAATGATGTTTGATCGTGCCGAATGAAAACGGCACTATGTTAAGATAAACAAATACTTAGTAAAAGCCGCCTCTCCCTCTAAAGTGGTAGAGACGGTCGACTTTCGGCTAGTTGTGAAAGAGTACTTCCGTTTTTACAATCCCCCAAGTTCAAAAACCCCCGTCGTTGCGTAAGTATGTTCGCCATTTCTGATATGATGCGCGTCTCTCTTGCGCAGTACGCACTTGTCGCACTTGTAACAGTTGTTTGCGCGGCTGTTGGAGGAAGCGATGCCGCCCTGTCCGCGCTGATCGCCGGTTTGGCCTACGTGGTTCCTTCGTCACTGTTGGTTCTTTGGCTTGTCCTGCCACGTCGCGTGAAGTCGGTAAAACCTCGGGCATCGGCCGTGCTGGTGGGGGAGTTCGTCAAGATCTTCCTCGTCGTCGCCCTCCTCGGGCTCGCCGTGAAGTATTACGAACAACTGAATTGGCCCGCGGTGATCTTCACGATCGTAGCGGTGGCGAATAGTTACTTCATCGTGCTGTTCAAGAAAAACTAAGGATCGGTACCCATGGAAGGCCCTACCGCTACTGAGTATATTCAACACCACATGACGCACCTGTCTTCCATGAAGCAGGGCGTCATCGTTGACTTTTCCATCCTGAACTACGACACCCTCTTCTTCTCGATTCTGATGATGGTGTGTATGTTCTTCCTCCTGCGTGCGGGTACGAAGCGCGTCACGTCCGGCGTGCCGGGCAAGATGCAGTGCGCCGTCGAAATGCTGGTTGAGTTCGTCAACAACCAGGCCAAGACGATCGTCCACGGCGACCGCACGTTCATCGCCCCCCTCGCTCTCACGGTTTTCTGCTGGGTCACGTTGATGAACGCTATCGACTTGATCCCCGTCGACCTCTTCCCGTGGATGGCCCAGTTCCTCGGTATCCACTACCTCCGCCCGCTGCCCACTGCCGACCTGAACGGCACGCTCGGCATTTCCTTCGGCGTTCTCCTGCTGCTCTTCTACTACGGCATCAAGGTCAAGGGCGCCACCGGGTTCGTGGTTGAACTGTTTACGGCTCCGTTTGGCAAGCATCCCGCTCTTTGGGCCTTCAACTTCCTGTTGAACATCATCGAGTACGCTGCCAAATTCGTGTCGTTGGGGATGCGACTCTTCGGCAACATGTATGCCGGCGAGTTGGTCTTCTTCCTGATCGCCCTGTTGGGTGGTTTTGCTCTTGAGCTCGGCCCTGTCGGGGCTGTTAGCGCTGGGCTTGGGCAAGTCGCCGCCGGTTTGGTTTGGTGGCTTTTCCATGTGCTGATTGTTCTGTTGCAGGCATTCATTTTCATGATGCTGACGCTTGTCTACATCGGTCAGGCTCACAGCAGCCACTAACAGACAATTTCTTGTTTTTCTTTGCTTCACTACTCCCTTTTTTCCGGTTAAGGAGTTTTTCAAAATGACCAACGTCGCTTTCGTTGCTCTTACCTGCGGTCTTATCGTGAGCCTCGGCGCCATCGGCGCCTGCCTCGGCATCGCCATCATGGGTTCGAAGTACCTCGAATCCTGCGCTCGCCAGCCCGAACTCATGGAACCCCTTCAGACGAAGATGTTCCTCCTTGCCGGCCTTATCGACGCGGCCTTCCTTATCGGCGTCGGTATCGCCATGATGTTCGCTTTCGCCAACCCGTTCGTCGGCTAATCGGTAGCCGAGAAGCAAACGTCTTTTCTTTTAATGACGATGTCGGCTGCGCCGCCGCACACCGCGGACGGCGTGGTTGACATAACGGGGTTCGATAATGAACATTAATGCCTCTCTGTTTGTACAGATGGTCGTGTTCTTCCTTGGTGCTTGGGTCACCATGAAGTACATCTGGCCGCCGTTGATCAACGCGATCGAAGAGCGGCAAAAGAAGATTGCCGATGGTCTTGCCGCCGCCAACAAGGGCGAAAAGGCTTTGGCCGTGGCGACGGAACAGGGCAAGGCCATTGAAGCGGAAGCTCGCGGCCGCGCCTCTTCGGTCGTTGCCGACGGTGAAAAGCGTGCTCAGGCGATCGTGGACGAAGCTACGGCCAAGGCTCAGGTCGAGGCCGATCGCATCATTGCCAACGCCCATGCGGAAGCCGCTCAGGTCATGCAGCGCGCCCGCGAAGAACTTCGCAATGAAGTTGCCGTTCTTGCGGTGGCCGGTGCCGAGCAGATTCTGGCTCGTGAAGTCGACAAGACCGCTCACGCCCAGCTGCTTGAACAATTGAAGGCGAAGCTCTGATTATGGCTGAACTTTCGACGATTGCGCGCCCCTACGCCCACGGCCTGATTCAGGCCCTCAAGGATCGTAGTGCCGGCGCTGAAGATATGGCTCGCTGTCTCGAATCGCTCGACGCTCTCGTCGTGACGGTTCAGAATCCGCAGGTGGCCGTTCTGGTTGGCGATCCCAAGCTGACCGATGATCAACTCTTCGACCTGATCGTGGACGTGACGGGCAAGCTTCCCGAGGAAGTCGCCCATCTTCTGCGCGTGGTCGTCGAAAACGGTCGTCTGGAAGCTATGCCGGAGATCGCCCGTCAGTTTCGTGAACTGAAGAATATGTCCGAAGGTGTGGCCGATGCCGTTATCGAAACGGCCTTCGAGCTGAGCGAGACCGAGGTCCAGGATCTGGTCGACTCGCTCGGAAAGAAGTTTCCCGGTGTGAAACTTCATCCGATCGTCGTCGTCAAGCCTGAACTTATCGGCGGCGTCTGCGTCCGCGTCGGAGATCAGGTTCTCGATGCGTCGATCCGTGCCCGTCTCGTTCAGATGAAGACGACGCTCACCGCTTAAAAAATTCGGAGCTGTAAGATGCAACTCAATCCCAGTGAAATCAGCGAACTGCTGAAGAAGCGTATCGAAGGCCTCGGCGTTTCCGCTGATCTTCGCACCCAAGGCACCGTTGTCTCGGTGACCGACGGTATCTGCCGTGTGCACGGTCTCCACGACGTGATGCAGGGCGAAATGTTGGAATTCCCCAACAACACCTACGGCCTCGCGCTCAACCTCGAACGCGACTCCGTGGGCGCCGTTATTCTCGGCAACTACGAACACATTTCCGAAGGCGACACGGTCAAGACGACCGGCCGCATTCTTTCGGTTCCTGTCGGTCGCGAACTGATCGGTCGTGTGGTGAACGCCCTCGGCCAGCCGATCGACGGCAAGGGCCCGATCGAAGCCAAGGAATTCGACGTCGTTGAAAAGGTCGCCCCGGGCGTTATTGACCGTCAGTCGGTTTCCCAGCCTGTTCAGACCGGTCTCAAGTCGATCGACTCGATGGTTCCCGTCGGCCGCGGCCAGCGCGAACTGATCATCGGCGACCGCCAGACGGGTAAGACCGCCGTTGCGATCGACACGATCATCAACCAGAAGGGCAAGGACCTCATCTGCGTTTACGTCGCCATCGGTCAGAAGGCCTCCACGATCGCCAACGTCGTGCGCAAGCTTGAAGAAAGCGGCGCCATGGAATACACGATCGTCGTCGCCGCCACGGCTTCCGAATCGGCCGCCATGCAGTACATCGCTCCGTACGCCGGCGCCACGATGGGCGAATACTTCCGCGACCGCGGTGAAGACTCCCTCATCGTCTACGACGACTTGACCAAGCAGGCTTGGGCTTATCGTCAGATCTCGCTGCTGCTTCGCCGTCCGCCGGGACGTGAAGCCTACCCGGGCGACGTCTTCTACCTCCACAGCCGTCTGCTCGAACGTGCCGCCCGCGTGAATCCGGCTTACGTCGAACGCTTCACGAAGGGTGCCGTCAAGGGCCGTACGGGCTCCATGACCGCTCTGCCGATCATCGAAACGCAGGCCGGCGACGTTACCGCGTTCGTTCCGACCAACGTGATTTCGATTACCGACGGTCAGATCTTCCTTGAAACGGACCTCTTCAACGCCGGTATCCGTCCTGCCATCAACCCCGGCATTTCGGTTTCCCGCGTCGGCGGTGCCGCTCAGACGAAGATCATCAAGAAGCTCGGCGGCGGCGTTCGTCTCGCCCTGGCCCAGTACCGTGAACTCGCGGCCTTCGCCCAGTTCGCCTCGGACCTCGACGACGTGACCCGCAAGCAGCTCGACCGCGGTCGTGTTGTTACCGAACTCATGAAGCAGCCTCAGTACCAGCCGCTCCAGGTTTGGGAAGAAGCGCTCGTTCTTTACGCCGTCAACATGGGTGCCTACGACGACGTGTCCGTGGCCGACGCTCTGCGCGTCGAACGCGGCATGCGCGAATACCTGAAGACGCATCACGCCGACCTCGTCGATACGATCGAGGCCAAGAAGGAACTCACGAAGGAAGTCGAAGCTCAGCTCAAGGCTGCCATCGAAGAGTTCAAGAAGAGCGGCGCTTACTAAGCGCAAATTGATCCTAGAGGACCCAAACCCATGCCCAGTACAAAGGAAATTCGCGGAAAGATCAAGAGCGTGCAAAACACGCGCAAGATCACCAAGGCGATGGAAATGGTTGCGGCCTCGAAGATGCGCAAGGCGCAGGACCGGATGTTTGCCGCGCGTCCGTACGGCGACAAGATTCGAGTGATTTGCTCGCATCTTGCCCGTGCGAACGCCGACTACAAGCATCCGTTCCTCGTCAAGCACGAAGGTGCCAAAAAGGTCGGCCTCATCATGGTGACGACCGACAAGGGGCTTGCCGGTGCTCTCAATACCAACATTCAGCGTCAGGTCCTTCACCGCGTGAAGGAATGGGACGCTGCGGGCATCAAGGTGGATGCCACGGCGATTGGTAACAAGGGCCTCGGCTTCCTCACGCGCCTCAACGTGCCGGTCGTCAGCCGAGTGGTTCAGCTCGGCGACCACCCCAACCTCGATCGTCTGATCGGTGCCATCACGGTGCAGATCCAGGCCTTCATGGAAGGGAAGGTCGACTCCGTGCATCTGGCCTATTCGCGCTTTGTGAACGCCATGAAGCAGGAACCCGTGATCGAGCAGCTTCTGCCGCTCACGGAAAACAGCTTCGCCGGTGTTGAAGAACCCGCGCGCGCCTACTCGTGGGACTATCTCTACGAGCCCGACGCCCAGACCGTGCTCGACGAGCTCCTGAAGCGCTATGTCGAAGGTTTGATTTACCAGGCGGTTGCAGAAAACATGGCCTCCGAACAGAGTGCCCGTATGGTCGCGATGAAGGCGGCTTCCGACAACGCGAAGAAGCTCATCGGCGAACTGCAGCTCGTCTACAACAAGACCCGCCAGGCCGGCATTACGAAGGAAATCACCGAAATCGTCGGTGGTGCCGCCGCGGTGTCTTAAACAGAATAAGTATCGATAACTGAGGAATACCCATGAGTATCGGACAGATCGTTCAGGTTATCGGCGCTGTGGTGGACATTGAGTTCCCCCGCGACGCGATGCCTAAGGTTTACGAAGCTCTCGTCCTCGAAAAGGACGAAAGCAATACCCTGGCCGAAAGTGGCCTGACCTTCGAAGTGCAGCAGCAGCTTGGCGACGGCATTGTCCGTACCATTGCCATGGGCTCTTCGGAAGGTCTCCAGCGCGGCATGAAGGTCAAGAGCACCGGCAGCGGCATCTCCGTGCCCGTCGGTCCCAAGACCCTCGGCCGCATCATGGACGTGCTCGGCCGCCCGATCGACGATTGCGGTGAGATCGGCGCCGAAGAACGTCGCGAAATCCATCGTGAAGCCCCGAAGTTCGACGAACTCTCCCCGTCCGTCGACCTGCTCGAAACCGGCATCAAGGTTATCGACCTGATCTGCCCGTTCGCCAAGGGCGGTAAGGTCGGCCTCTTCGGCGGTGCCGGCGTGGGCAAGACCGTCAACATGATGGAACTCATCAACAACATCGCCAAGCAGTACGGCGGTTACTCCGTGTTTGCCGGCGTGGGCGAACGTACCCGTGAAGGGAACGACTTCTACCACGAAATGGGCGACTCGAAGGTTCTCGACAAGGTCGCGATGGTGTTCGGTCAGATGAACGAACCCCCGGGCAACCGTCTCCGCGTCGCTCTGACCGGTCTGACGATGGCCGAAGCCTTCCGTGACGAAGGCCGTGACATCCTTCTCTTCGTCGACAACATCTACCGCTACACCCTGGCCGGTACGGAAGTGTCCGCTCTGCTCGGTCGTATGCCTTCGGCCGTGGGCTATCAGCCGACCCTCGCCGAAGAAATGGGCAAGCTCCAGGAACGTATTGCTTCCACGAAGACGGGCTCGATCACCTCGATCCAGGCCGTGTACGTCCCTGCCGACGACTTGACGGACCCGTCGCCTGCCACGACCTTCGGTCACCTTGACGCCACGGTCGTTCTTTCGCGTGACATCGCCGCTCTCGGTATCTACCCCGCCGTTGACCCGCTCGACTCGACGTCCCGTCAGGTCGACCCGAACATCATCGGCGAAGAGCACTACACGACGGCCCGTCGCGTTCAGGAAACGCTCCAGCGCTACAAGGAACTCCGCGACATCATCGCGATTCTGGGTATGGACGAACTCGCTCCGGAAGACAAGCTCACGGTTATGCGCGCTCGTAAGATCCAGAACTTCCTCTCGCAGCCGTTCCACGTGGCGGAAGTCTTCACGGGCTCGCCCGGCAAGTACGTTCCCCTCAAGGAAACGATCCGCGGCTTCAAGATGATCGTCAACGGCGAATGCGACGAGCTTCCCGAACAGGCCTTCTACATGGTCGGCACGATTGACGAAGCCTTCGAAAAGGCGAAGAACCTCAAGTAATCGTGAGGCGGACGGGTCCTTAGGGCCCGTCCCTCCACAGCCTGACACACGGAGCAACCCATATGTCTACTATCAAAGTCGACGTCGTTAGCGCCGAAGAAAATATTTTCTCCGGTGACGCCGAACTCGTATCGCTGCCCGGGAAGTCTGGCGAACTTGGGATTCTGCCGGGGCATCTGCCTCTGATCACGCTCATCCGACCCGGCTTCGTTCGGATTCATCTTCCGAACAAGACGGTCGAACAGGTGTTCGTGGCGGGCGGCGTGCTGGAGGTTCAGCCGGACCTGGTGACGGTTCTGGCCGATACCGCCATCCGCAGCAAGGACCTCGACGAGGCCAAGGCCCAACAGGCGCTCGAAGAAGCCCGCGCGGCTCGTCAGACGGCGACCGGCGAACTGGCCATTGCCAAGCTCGAAGCCGAAATGTCGGCCCTTATGGAAGAGCTCAAGGCCATCAAGAAGATTCGCCAGCAGCAGTAATCTTCGGAGAACTGCTGAAGCTTCTGAAAAACGGGATGTTCCTCGGAACAGCCCGTTTTTTTCGCACTCGCGGGGGGCGCCCGGGCCCGAAAGGGAGCGGGCACGGCCCTCTGCTACACTTGAGAAGCCCGGAGGCCGTCCCGTACGGCGCTCCGCTCGAACAAGGCAATCGGGACCGCTCAAGCGCCGGCCCCGTCACCATGCGACGCCCCGTACGATCGGCGCGTCCAAAGAATTCCGCAGAAGGAGGGGAGTCATGAGTGCTGTTAAGGTCCTCGTAACGACGGACGGTTCTAATCTCAGTGACAAAGCCGTGGATACGGCTGTTCGGTTGACGAAGCAGTTCGGAGGCGAGTTGATCGCCGTGACCGCCGTCGTCGCCCCGCCTCCG
It encodes:
- a CDS encoding ParB/RepB/Spo0J family partition protein, whose amino-acid sequence is MAAVIKKKSKGLGRGLDALLGDTLGEDLIRTEDSNRIEEVELSSLVPGKYQPRTHMDDASLAELADSIREEGVLSPILVRPVGGARYEIIAGERRSRAARLAGLERVPVIIRSVDDEHALAIALIENIQRENLNPIEEAQGIQRLVEEFSFTHEDAAKAIGRSRSATTNLLRLLSLADEVKAMVMRGELEMGHARALLPLCPTDQVTAAKWVAQKGLSVRQTEELVKRMLNPPAQERVVIKTRDNERLEESLADTLGAVVRLTANKKGKGRIVIEFSNLDQLEGIVRKIQK
- a CDS encoding ATP synthase subunit I, coding for MFAISDMMRVSLAQYALVALVTVVCAAVGGSDAALSALIAGLAYVVPSSLLVLWLVLPRRVKSVKPRASAVLVGEFVKIFLVVALLGLAVKYYEQLNWPAVIFTIVAVANSYFIVLFKKN
- the atpB gene encoding F0F1 ATP synthase subunit A encodes the protein MEGPTATEYIQHHMTHLSSMKQGVIVDFSILNYDTLFFSILMMVCMFFLLRAGTKRVTSGVPGKMQCAVEMLVEFVNNQAKTIVHGDRTFIAPLALTVFCWVTLMNAIDLIPVDLFPWMAQFLGIHYLRPLPTADLNGTLGISFGVLLLLFYYGIKVKGATGFVVELFTAPFGKHPALWAFNFLLNIIEYAAKFVSLGMRLFGNMYAGELVFFLIALLGGFALELGPVGAVSAGLGQVAAGLVWWLFHVLIVLLQAFIFMMLTLVYIGQAHSSH
- the atpE gene encoding F0F1 ATP synthase subunit C, whose amino-acid sequence is MTNVAFVALTCGLIVSLGAIGACLGIAIMGSKYLESCARQPELMEPLQTKMFLLAGLIDAAFLIGVGIAMMFAFANPFVG
- a CDS encoding F0F1 ATP synthase subunit B; translation: MNINASLFVQMVVFFLGAWVTMKYIWPPLINAIEERQKKIADGLAAANKGEKALAVATEQGKAIEAEARGRASSVVADGEKRAQAIVDEATAKAQVEADRIIANAHAEAAQVMQRAREELRNEVAVLAVAGAEQILAREVDKTAHAQLLEQLKAKL
- a CDS encoding F0F1 ATP synthase subunit delta, yielding MAELSTIARPYAHGLIQALKDRSAGAEDMARCLESLDALVVTVQNPQVAVLVGDPKLTDDQLFDLIVDVTGKLPEEVAHLLRVVVENGRLEAMPEIARQFRELKNMSEGVADAVIETAFELSETEVQDLVDSLGKKFPGVKLHPIVVVKPELIGGVCVRVGDQVLDASIRARLVQMKTTLTA
- the atpA gene encoding F0F1 ATP synthase subunit alpha, which codes for MQLNPSEISELLKKRIEGLGVSADLRTQGTVVSVTDGICRVHGLHDVMQGEMLEFPNNTYGLALNLERDSVGAVILGNYEHISEGDTVKTTGRILSVPVGRELIGRVVNALGQPIDGKGPIEAKEFDVVEKVAPGVIDRQSVSQPVQTGLKSIDSMVPVGRGQRELIIGDRQTGKTAVAIDTIINQKGKDLICVYVAIGQKASTIANVVRKLEESGAMEYTIVVAATASESAAMQYIAPYAGATMGEYFRDRGEDSLIVYDDLTKQAWAYRQISLLLRRPPGREAYPGDVFYLHSRLLERAARVNPAYVERFTKGAVKGRTGSMTALPIIETQAGDVTAFVPTNVISITDGQIFLETDLFNAGIRPAINPGISVSRVGGAAQTKIIKKLGGGVRLALAQYRELAAFAQFASDLDDVTRKQLDRGRVVTELMKQPQYQPLQVWEEALVLYAVNMGAYDDVSVADALRVERGMREYLKTHHADLVDTIEAKKELTKEVEAQLKAAIEEFKKSGAY
- the atpG gene encoding F0F1 ATP synthase subunit gamma translates to MPSTKEIRGKIKSVQNTRKITKAMEMVAASKMRKAQDRMFAARPYGDKIRVICSHLARANADYKHPFLVKHEGAKKVGLIMVTTDKGLAGALNTNIQRQVLHRVKEWDAAGIKVDATAIGNKGLGFLTRLNVPVVSRVVQLGDHPNLDRLIGAITVQIQAFMEGKVDSVHLAYSRFVNAMKQEPVIEQLLPLTENSFAGVEEPARAYSWDYLYEPDAQTVLDELLKRYVEGLIYQAVAENMASEQSARMVAMKAASDNAKKLIGELQLVYNKTRQAGITKEITEIVGGAAAVS